The following are encoded together in the Juglans microcarpa x Juglans regia isolate MS1-56 chromosome 2D, Jm3101_v1.0, whole genome shotgun sequence genome:
- the LOC121249416 gene encoding uncharacterized mitochondrial protein AtMg00860-like, producing MDMMNRVFRPYLDIFVVVFIDDILIYSKSKEDHKQHLHSALEKLKEHRLYAKFSKCVFWLKEVKFLGHVISSQGVSVDPSKIEVVVNRKRLTNVHEIQSFLGLAGYYRRFVEGFSKLSGPFTALTKKNAKYFWTEKCEQSSWNSRKNTQPRQC from the coding sequence atggatatgatgaacAGAGTATTCAGACCCTACCTGGATATCTTTGTTGTTGTATTCATTGATGATATATTGATATACTCGAAGAGCAAAGAAGATCACAAGCAGCATCTCCATTCGGCCCTGGAAAAGCTAAAAGAACATCGGTTGTATGCCAAATTCAGCAAATGTGTGTTTTGGCTCAAGGAGGTGAAATTTCTAGGACACGTAATCTCAAGTCAAGGGGTATCAGTTGATCCCAGCAAGATTGAAGTCGTGGTAAACAGGAAGCGTCTGACTAACGTGCACGAAATTCAAAGTTTCCTGGGATTGGCTGGTTACTATCGACGATTCGTGGAAGGATTCTCCAAGCTATCAGGACCCTTTACTGCCTTAACCAAGAAAAATGCTAAGTATTTTTGGACAGAGAAGTGTGAGCAGAGTTCATGGAACTCAAGGAAAAACACGCAACCTCGCCAGTGCTAG